One [Clostridium] saccharolyticum WM1 DNA segment encodes these proteins:
- a CDS encoding type II secretion system F family protein — protein sequence MNGLLLVACVGMVTGFFILFSLSPMEFADSIFKSLMNKPRSIKDEIKEATNRKKMSYLRREVSEVQNILKLTGRDAWFPMICALSMLLFAIGSGIAIIMGNFFAVPVLGIGFMMLPFWYVRLTQTHFKKDIAAELETALSIITTSYLRNEDILTAVDENIDYLNPPVLSVFKGFLYRIKMIDPDIVTGLEEMRIQIENAVFQEWCDAMITCQFDRNLKTTLTPIVSKLSDMRVVNGELENMVFEPRKEFITMQLLVVGNIPLLYFLNKDWYHALMYTPQGQIILTICFAAIFISGAFVIKLTQPIEYRR from the coding sequence ATGAATGGTTTATTGCTTGTAGCCTGTGTCGGAATGGTCACAGGTTTTTTTATTCTCTTTTCTCTGTCCCCGATGGAGTTTGCAGATAGCATTTTCAAAAGCTTGATGAACAAGCCACGCAGTATCAAGGATGAGATAAAGGAAGCGACTAATCGAAAGAAAATGTCTTATCTCAGACGTGAAGTTTCGGAAGTACAGAACATCCTGAAGCTAACGGGGAGAGATGCTTGGTTTCCGATGATCTGTGCACTTTCGATGTTATTGTTTGCTATCGGAAGTGGCATTGCAATCATAATGGGGAATTTCTTTGCTGTTCCTGTTCTTGGAATAGGGTTCATGATGCTTCCGTTCTGGTATGTGAGGCTGACACAGACACATTTTAAGAAGGATATAGCAGCGGAGCTTGAAACAGCACTGTCTATTATTACAACATCCTATCTGAGAAACGAGGACATCCTCACCGCAGTAGACGAGAATATCGACTACCTAAATCCTCCGGTTCTGTCTGTATTCAAGGGATTTCTATATCGAATCAAGATGATTGATCCAGACATTGTAACGGGTTTAGAAGAAATGAGGATACAGATCGAAAACGCTGTGTTTCAGGAATGGTGCGATGCGATGATTACCTGCCAGTTTGATAGAAACCTAAAAACGACTTTGACTCCCATCGTATCAAAGCTTTCAGATATGCGAGTGGTGAACGGGGAGCTGGAGAATATGGTGTTTGAGCCAAGGAAAGAATTCATAACCATGCAGCTTTTAGTTGTAGGGAATATCCCACTGCTCTATTTTCTGAACAAGGACTGGTACCACGCCTTGATGTACACGCCACAGGGGCAGATCATCTTAACAATCTGTTTTGCTGCAATCTTCATTTCTGGGGCTTTTGTTATCAAGCTGACACAGCCCATTGAGTATAGGAGGTAG
- a CDS encoding CpaF/VirB11 family protein, with protein MLGSRRAYSVFQEEDIEQKVALNQLSLGADQAEDVRDPLPAPEVNKRMEELTNTSAKTKHAKELGTENRTHSLFFAPEAEKKDFQTVLKEVQEYISSNYSSLITNQDLEDAKEQMKRYIGKYVMDERIAVKGLEGQALIDALYTEMAEYGFLTKYIFGKGIEEIDINSWQDIEVQYSDGRNVKLAESFDSPEHAINVIRRMLHVSGMVLDNASPAVLGHLSKNIRIAVLKTPLVDEDIGISASIRIVNPQSMKKEDFVRSGTATDEMLEFLSRLIRYGISVCVAGATSSGKTTVLGWLLTTIPNNKRIYTIENGSRELDLIRYEDGRPVNSVIHTITRDSENEKQRVDQITLLDMALRFNPDIAVVGEMRGAEANAAQEAARTGIAVLTTIHANSCEATYRRMVSLCKRAVDMSDETLMGYVTEAYPIIVFCKQLENKERRMMEIMECEILPDGTRNYRALFQYVITENRLDENGKFIIEGMHQRQNAISDSLAKRLLENGMPIQMIHQMQRGEEFKV; from the coding sequence ATGCTAGGAAGTAGGAGAGCTTATTCTGTGTTTCAAGAAGAGGATATTGAACAAAAAGTTGCACTTAATCAACTTTCCCTGGGTGCGGATCAAGCAGAAGATGTGCGTGATCCACTGCCAGCGCCAGAAGTTAACAAGCGAATGGAAGAGCTGACGAACACCTCTGCTAAAACAAAACATGCCAAGGAGCTGGGAACTGAAAACCGTACCCACTCCTTATTTTTTGCTCCTGAAGCTGAGAAAAAGGATTTTCAAACAGTCCTAAAAGAGGTGCAAGAATACATCTCAAGCAATTACTCCTCGCTGATTACCAATCAGGATTTAGAAGATGCTAAAGAGCAGATGAAACGGTACATTGGCAAGTATGTCATGGATGAAAGGATTGCTGTCAAAGGTCTTGAAGGGCAAGCATTGATTGATGCGCTCTATACTGAAATGGCTGAGTACGGCTTTCTGACCAAGTACATCTTTGGAAAAGGGATTGAAGAAATTGATATCAACTCATGGCAGGACATCGAAGTGCAGTATTCCGATGGCCGTAACGTTAAGCTGGCAGAGTCCTTTGACTCCCCGGAGCATGCGATTAATGTCATTCGAAGAATGCTTCATGTTTCAGGAATGGTTCTGGATAATGCCAGCCCTGCTGTGCTGGGGCACTTGTCAAAGAACATCCGTATTGCTGTACTAAAAACGCCATTGGTGGATGAAGACATTGGTATTTCAGCCTCCATTCGTATTGTAAATCCACAGAGTATGAAGAAAGAGGACTTCGTTAGAAGCGGTACAGCTACAGATGAAATGTTGGAATTTCTCTCTCGATTGATACGCTATGGCATTTCTGTTTGCGTTGCAGGTGCAACCAGCTCTGGTAAGACGACAGTACTGGGGTGGCTACTCACGACGATCCCAAATAATAAGCGCATTTATACCATTGAAAACGGGTCCCGTGAGCTTGATTTAATCCGATATGAAGACGGAAGACCTGTAAACTCTGTTATTCATACCATCACCCGGGACAGTGAAAATGAGAAGCAAAGAGTCGATCAAATCACCCTGCTGGACATGGCGCTCCGGTTTAATCCAGATATCGCAGTTGTAGGTGAGATGCGAGGGGCTGAAGCCAATGCAGCGCAAGAAGCTGCCCGAACAGGTATCGCAGTATTAACCACAATCCATGCGAACTCCTGTGAGGCAACCTACCGCCGAATGGTCTCCCTCTGCAAGAGAGCAGTGGATATGTCCGATGAAACGCTGATGGGATATGTGACGGAAGCCTATCCAATCATCGTATTCTGCAAGCAGCTTGAAAACAAAGAGCGGCGCATGATGGAGATCATGGAGTGTGAGATTCTGCCTGATGGAACAAGAAATTATCGGGCACTGTTCCAATATGTCATTACAGAAAACAGGCTCGATGAGAACGGTAAATTTATCATTGAGGGAATGCACCAAAGGCAAAATGCCATATCCGATAGCCTTGCCAAGAGACTTCTGGAAAATGGTATGCCTATTCAAATGATTCATCAGATGCAAAGAGGGGAGGAATTTAAGGTATGA
- a CDS encoding AAA family ATPase — translation MISFKKNTIFSREPAEKKEDEVFHGGVLAVWGSPGSGKTTVAVKLAKHLADKKKNVVLVLCDMTAPMLPCICSPSELECEKSLGSILSATHVTEPLVKYNMITHKKMAYLTMIGMLKGENEYTYASYSKVQAQELIEALRKIAPFVIIDCGSYIANDILSAVSLLECDSALRLANCDLKSISYLSSQLQLLQNSKWDTDKQYKVASNVKPNHSVDHMAGAMGSVSFQLPYSEELEEQYLSGNLLADMTLKNSRPFRKEIEKIAKEVFGC, via the coding sequence ATGATAAGCTTTAAGAAGAACACAATTTTTAGCAGAGAGCCTGCTGAAAAGAAAGAGGACGAGGTCTTCCATGGTGGTGTTCTTGCTGTCTGGGGGAGTCCTGGATCCGGGAAGACGACCGTTGCGGTCAAGCTGGCCAAGCATCTGGCAGATAAAAAGAAAAATGTTGTGCTCGTGCTGTGTGATATGACAGCACCCATGCTTCCATGCATCTGCTCACCTTCCGAGCTGGAGTGTGAGAAATCCCTTGGCAGCATCCTCTCAGCGACCCATGTCACCGAACCGCTGGTGAAGTATAACATGATTACCCATAAGAAAATGGCCTACCTAACGATGATTGGTATGCTGAAGGGCGAAAATGAATATACCTATGCCTCTTACTCCAAGGTTCAGGCGCAGGAGCTCATCGAAGCACTTCGAAAAATCGCTCCATTCGTCATCATTGATTGCGGCAGTTATATCGCCAACGACATTCTATCTGCGGTATCGCTACTGGAATGTGACAGTGCTCTGAGGCTTGCAAACTGTGATTTAAAATCAATCAGCTATCTGTCCAGCCAGCTGCAACTGCTCCAGAACAGCAAGTGGGATACGGATAAGCAATATAAGGTGGCATCCAATGTCAAACCCAATCACAGTGTTGATCATATGGCTGGTGCAATGGGGAGTGTCTCTTTTCAGCTACCCTATTCAGAGGAATTAGAGGAACAGTATCTGTCGGGCAATCTGCTAGCCGATATGACGCTAAAAAATAGCCGACCATTTCGTAAGGAAATTGAAAAGATTGCAAAGGAGGTGTTCGGATGCTAG
- the cpaB gene encoding Flp pilus assembly protein CpaB produces the protein MNLFKNRMVVGVLCIVLSLLICFGLTPLFNKGISQKTEIVRVTKEIKVGEVITQDKVKTVEVGGYNLPENVIRTKENAVGTYALADLSIGDYILNTKVSKTPSAENAYLYHLDGSKQAISITIKSFSNGLSGKLQSGDIVSVIAPDYKKQGATVIPPELKYVEVISVTASNGYDANTGEQETSKDEKELPSTVTLLVTPEQGNLLASLESDGKTHLSLVYRGEESNVKKFLEMQSKVLDQLYPKQQTTSNQSTDGTKESVDRATTAAPSNTITGGGEESDDKL, from the coding sequence ATGAATCTATTTAAAAACAGAATGGTGGTTGGAGTGCTCTGCATCGTGCTATCATTGCTTATTTGCTTTGGGTTGACTCCACTTTTCAATAAAGGAATCAGCCAGAAGACAGAAATTGTACGTGTGACTAAGGAGATTAAAGTCGGTGAAGTCATCACACAGGATAAGGTCAAGACTGTGGAGGTTGGTGGATATAATCTGCCCGAAAATGTGATTCGCACAAAGGAGAATGCGGTTGGAACCTATGCTCTAGCAGATCTTTCAATTGGGGATTACATCTTAAACACCAAGGTGTCCAAAACACCATCAGCTGAAAATGCCTACTTATATCACCTTGATGGGAGTAAGCAGGCGATTTCTATTACCATTAAAAGCTTTTCAAACGGGCTTTCAGGTAAGCTCCAAAGCGGAGACATTGTCTCTGTGATCGCACCGGATTATAAAAAACAAGGTGCAACGGTCATTCCACCGGAACTGAAATATGTGGAGGTCATCTCTGTAACGGCATCCAATGGTTACGATGCCAATACCGGGGAGCAGGAAACCAGTAAAGATGAAAAGGAATTGCCGTCAACCGTGACATTGCTGGTTACACCGGAGCAAGGAAACCTATTAGCAAGCCTTGAGTCGGATGGGAAGACCCATCTTTCTTTAGTTTATAGGGGCGAGGAGAGCAACGTGAAAAAGTTCTTGGAGATGCAATCAAAGGTTCTTGATCAGCTTTATCCAAAACAACAGACGACTTCAAATCAGTCGACAGATGGAACTAAAGAATCCGTTGATCGAGCTACGACAGCAGCTCCAAGCAATACAATCACAGGCGGTGGGGAGGAATCAGATGATAAGCTTTAA
- a CDS encoding prepilin peptidase gives MQVNSILQAVLFFSLLGIAAYTDIKKREIPGILCVAMVLISLLDFKAVSVFGILAALPFFIAAMISPSGIGGGDIKLMAAVGLVLGFWETMFGMTIGLAAVVVIHGIRILLFKKKDIGAEPKAYPLAPFLMFGFVCAYFL, from the coding sequence ATGCAGGTTAACAGCATCCTACAGGCGGTGCTGTTTTTTAGTTTACTTGGCATTGCAGCCTATACAGATATCAAGAAAAGAGAGATCCCTGGCATTCTGTGTGTAGCGATGGTGCTCATATCTCTCCTTGATTTCAAAGCTGTGAGTGTCTTTGGGATTTTAGCAGCACTGCCGTTTTTTATTGCTGCAATGATAAGTCCGTCAGGTATCGGAGGCGGTGATATTAAACTGATGGCTGCAGTAGGTCTCGTCCTTGGGTTTTGGGAAACCATGTTTGGCATGACAATTGGTCTTGCTGCAGTGGTTGTAATACATGGAATCCGAATTTTACTCTTTAAAAAGAAGGACATAGGAGCAGAGCCAAAGGCGTACCCTTTGGCTCCATTCCTTATGTTCGGGTTCGTGTGTGCCTATTTTTTATGA
- a CDS encoding DUF6133 family protein produces the protein MKKMMKRANEFVVKQAIKARLAVSNNKGEGYIDTAVKILIAVVLGALLLAGLYALFGDVVMPTLVQRIRNMFNYAG, from the coding sequence ATGAAAAAGATGATGAAAAGAGCAAATGAATTTGTAGTGAAGCAAGCTATCAAAGCAAGGCTGGCCGTAAGCAACAATAAGGGTGAGGGCTATATCGATACGGCAGTGAAGATTCTGATTGCAGTAGTGCTGGGTGCACTTCTTCTTGCCGGTCTCTACGCACTGTTTGGTGATGTGGTTATGCCGACATTGGTTCAAAGAATCCGAAATATGTTCAACTATGCAGGTTAA
- a CDS encoding SpoVG family protein, with protein sequence MAKTSNTQKKEGSGLHYDVKIQSIRPEGTLRATATVNINDAFAIRGIKLMEGSKGLFVSMPSFKAGNGEYKDICFPCTSEARKEFDQAVMGAYEQALTQSQKQEHPAEKEQEQAQTMTL encoded by the coding sequence ATGGCGAAAACAAGTAACACCCAGAAGAAAGAAGGTTCAGGTCTTCATTATGACGTGAAGATTCAGAGCATTCGCCCGGAGGGAACACTCCGGGCAACAGCTACGGTAAATATCAATGATGCCTTTGCCATCAGGGGCATCAAATTGATGGAAGGGTCCAAAGGGCTCTTTGTATCGATGCCGAGCTTTAAAGCCGGAAATGGTGAGTACAAGGATATCTGCTTCCCCTGTACATCAGAAGCCAGAAAGGAATTCGATCAAGCGGTGATGGGTGCCTATGAACAGGCTTTGACACAAAGCCAAAAGCAAGAACATCCTGCTGAAAAAGAGCAGGAGCAAGCACAAACAATGACACTGTAA
- a CDS encoding DUF6133 family protein, whose translation MKNFMKKANDFVTRQAIKMKLAVSNNKGEGYIDTAVKILIAVVLGALLLAGLYALFGDVVMPTLTQRIRDMFNYGSAS comes from the coding sequence ATGAAGAATTTTATGAAAAAGGCAAATGACTTTGTAACAAGACAGGCAATCAAAATGAAACTGGCGGTGAGCAACAACAAAGGAGAGGGCTATATTGATACGGCAGTCAAAATACTGATTGCTGTGGTACTGGGAGCACTTCTCCTCGCTGGTCTTTATGCACTGTTTGGCGATGTAGTCATGCCTACGCTTACACAGAGAATCAGAGACATGTTCAACTATGGAAGTGCGTCCTAA
- a CDS encoding YodL domain-containing protein — MSGIEFKNGCIVYYGNPAGYLKEDKATVDKMFQSKEFEEWLADRNLEALWKDGVFERLSKGEQLTENSEGRVPLKNVRIWQLKPDSDFELRFRSYDEIQNIYGEPCIKNYEAVYDGELDTNDLEAIYSKFNMDHPVGFKGHSLSISDVVELYDDSGSAFHYVDRMGFKDIEFSNHEQEHGITMSM; from the coding sequence ATGAGCGGCATTGAATTTAAGAACGGCTGTATTGTGTACTATGGCAATCCGGCTGGTTACCTGAAGGAAGACAAGGCAACCGTGGACAAGATGTTTCAAAGCAAGGAGTTTGAAGAATGGCTTGCGGATAGGAATCTTGAAGCACTATGGAAAGATGGTGTATTTGAACGACTGTCAAAAGGAGAGCAATTGACTGAGAACTCAGAAGGGAGGGTTCCTCTAAAAAATGTTCGCATCTGGCAGTTAAAGCCTGACTCGGACTTTGAACTTCGGTTCAGATCCTATGATGAAATCCAAAACATCTACGGCGAACCCTGCATCAAAAACTATGAAGCAGTCTATGATGGAGAGCTTGATACCAATGATTTGGAGGCAATCTACTCAAAGTTTAATATGGATCATCCCGTAGGATTTAAGGGGCATTCTCTTTCAATCTCTGATGTGGTGGAACTCTATGATGACAGTGGCAGTGCTTTTCACTATGTGGATCGGATGGGCTTTAAGGATATTGAATTCAGTAACCATGAACAGGAACATGGGATAACCATGAGCATGTAA
- a CDS encoding DNA adenine methylase: MNSFMSWIGGKKSMRELIVSLFPLYYERYIEVFGGGGWVLFHKPPGNDFEVYNDFNSLLVNLYRCVRDKYEELQKELKYVLNSREEFERVRSILDTEQVEDDVKQAAYFYQLIRYSYASGLTSFGSQPHDIRSNFPIIEQAHRRLAKVVIENKDFEKLIRQYDRPVSFFYLDPPYFDTEKYYKNVGEEGFQKEDHIRLRDALLSIEGKFLLSYNDCEFIRSLYDVPGINIESYTRINNIKQRYDGGAQFPEILIANYDMHEREREGSGQMNLFDINNGLVKEEDTL; this comes from the coding sequence ATTAATAGTTTTATGAGTTGGATTGGCGGAAAGAAATCCATGAGGGAACTGATTGTTTCACTCTTTCCGCTCTATTATGAAAGGTATATTGAAGTGTTTGGCGGTGGGGGGTGGGTGCTTTTCCATAAACCACCCGGCAATGATTTTGAAGTGTACAATGACTTCAATAGTCTTCTCGTCAACCTATACCGATGTGTCAGGGATAAGTATGAGGAACTTCAAAAGGAACTCAAGTATGTATTGAATTCCAGAGAAGAATTTGAAAGAGTGCGATCCATACTGGACACAGAACAAGTTGAGGATGACGTGAAGCAAGCTGCATATTTTTATCAGTTGATACGATACAGTTATGCTTCCGGGCTCACCAGCTTCGGTAGCCAGCCCCATGATATAAGAAGCAACTTCCCAATCATCGAGCAAGCCCATCGAAGGCTTGCAAAGGTGGTCATCGAAAATAAGGATTTTGAAAAGCTGATTCGGCAATATGATCGCCCGGTCAGCTTTTTTTATTTGGATCCACCTTATTTCGATACGGAGAAGTACTACAAGAATGTTGGAGAGGAAGGCTTCCAAAAGGAAGATCACATTCGGCTCAGGGATGCCCTGCTGTCCATTGAAGGAAAATTCCTGCTTTCGTATAACGACTGTGAATTTATCCGAAGCCTTTATGATGTGCCTGGCATTAACATCGAAAGCTACACCCGAATCAATAACATCAAGCAAAGGTACGACGGTGGTGCTCAATTCCCTGAAATCCTCATTGCTAACTATGACATGCATGAACGAGAACGAGAGGGCTCAGGGCAAATGAATCTATTTGATATCAACAACGGATTAGTGAAGGAGGAAGATACCCTATGA
- a CDS encoding DUF4314 domain-containing protein, translated as MKGFLSQKQVEKIKEQYPVGTRIELIHMDDSYGPIKPGAQGTVDSVDDVGTLHMRWDNGRTLGIVPGEDQFRVIPESQEEVMENDQEQTMGGMGM; from the coding sequence ATGAAAGGATTTCTTTCACAAAAGCAAGTTGAGAAAATCAAAGAGCAGTATCCCGTTGGAACACGGATCGAGCTAATCCATATGGATGATTCCTATGGTCCGATTAAGCCGGGGGCGCAGGGAACAGTTGATAGTGTGGATGATGTGGGTACCTTGCATATGCGATGGGACAACGGCAGGACGCTCGGAATAGTTCCGGGCGAGGATCAGTTCAGAGTGATTCCAGAGTCTCAAGAAGAGGTCATGGAAAATGATCAAGAACAAACTATGGGAGGGATGGGCATGTAA
- a CDS encoding IS110 family RNA-guided transposase: protein MISVGIDISKEKSTVCVLKPYGEVVCSPFEINHTEKDLSELSAMLLRLNEDVKIVIEATGIYHLPVLSYLQDRGLFVSVINPFEMKQYRSQGLRSVKTDKKDSIAIANYGIDHWFRLKDYEIAEGLYQELKILGRQYSHYMCMRIESVQSLTHLLDYTMPGIKNLLKGWQDSTEKDKLSDFVEAYWHFDNITKLSLEEFTESYKTWAKTKGYHQSQNKAVKIYSLAQDGIPTLRAEMESTQIMIQQSVSVLRQINTTLKTILTRMQELAKKLPEYPVVRAMGGVGDILAPKLIAEIGDIRRFHSSKALIAYAGIDAPPYQSGQFIGTNRKISKRGSSTLRKIGYEVMRVLKTHNAPEDSAVYWYILKKESEGKSKKVSKIAGLNKFLRIYYARVKEVYQ from the coding sequence GTGATTAGTGTTGGCATTGATATCTCAAAAGAGAAAAGTACTGTGTGTGTATTGAAACCTTATGGTGAAGTGGTTTGCTCGCCTTTTGAGATAAATCATACGGAGAAGGATTTATCAGAGCTATCAGCTATGCTGTTGAGGCTTAATGAGGATGTCAAGATTGTAATAGAGGCAACAGGCATCTACCATCTTCCGGTTCTCAGTTATTTGCAGGATCGAGGGCTATTCGTGTCTGTGATAAATCCATTTGAGATGAAGCAGTACAGGAGCCAAGGGTTGAGGTCTGTGAAAACAGATAAAAAGGATTCCATTGCAATTGCAAACTATGGTATCGATCACTGGTTTAGACTTAAAGATTATGAAATAGCGGAAGGCCTTTATCAAGAACTAAAAATATTGGGAAGGCAATATTCGCATTACATGTGCATGAGAATAGAAAGCGTGCAGTCGCTGACACATTTGTTGGATTATACAATGCCAGGCATTAAAAATCTGCTGAAAGGATGGCAAGATTCAACCGAAAAAGATAAACTATCAGACTTTGTTGAAGCGTACTGGCATTTTGATAACATCACAAAATTATCATTAGAAGAATTTACCGAAAGCTATAAAACATGGGCAAAAACAAAAGGATACCACCAAAGCCAGAATAAAGCCGTCAAGATTTATTCCCTGGCACAAGATGGTATCCCTACGTTGCGTGCCGAAATGGAATCAACACAGATTATGATTCAGCAGTCAGTAAGTGTATTGAGGCAAATCAATACAACTTTAAAGACTATTTTAACACGAATGCAAGAACTCGCCAAGAAGCTGCCAGAATACCCCGTTGTAAGAGCAATGGGCGGTGTTGGAGATATACTCGCCCCAAAACTAATTGCAGAAATAGGCGATATCCGAAGATTTCACAGCAGCAAGGCACTTATAGCATATGCTGGAATTGATGCGCCGCCGTATCAATCAGGGCAGTTTATCGGAACAAACCGTAAAATCAGCAAGCGAGGATCCTCAACGCTAAGAAAGATAGGATATGAAGTAATGAGGGTTTTAAAGACACACAATGCCCCTGAAGATAGCGCGGTTTATTGGTATATCCTAAAAAAAGAATCTGAGGGCAAATCAAAAAAGGTTTCAAAGATTGCAGGGCTCAATAAATTTTTACGGATCTATTATGCACGAGTAAAAGAAGTATACCAGTAA
- the rlmD gene encoding 23S rRNA (uracil(1939)-C(5))-methyltransferase RlmD, whose amino-acid sequence MGVRYGNSDGRGSSPGGRDGKGSNTGVRYGNKDSNGSNTEYRNSIKDGNGGSAGRRKYNWDGKNANSNSKNVNNGSINSKYGKTGGHKGIMSHKEGGEKGKTSSKCPVFQKCGGCQLLDMPYKKQLEQKQKNLEELLKPFCRVAPIIGMDNPYHYRNKVHAVFDHDRKGNPISGVYEANSHRVVPVESCMIEDQKADEIIGTIRGMLKSFKIRTYDEDTGYGLLRHVLIRRGFTTGEVMVVLVTSSPVFPSKNNFVKALREKHPEITTIIQNVNDRETSMVLGDKEHVLFGKGYIEDILCGCRFRISSKSFYQVNPVQTEVLYQKAIEAAGLTGKERVIDAYCGIGTIGIVASKYANEVIGVELNRDAVKDAVENAKINGIKNIRFFCNDAGKFMMNMAEIGEHVDVVFMDPPRSGSTEEFIDSVAKIRPEKVIYVSCGPETLARDLGYFRKKGYEAKMGWGVDMFPATSHVEAIILMTRSGSGDKK is encoded by the coding sequence ATAGGAGTCAGGTATGGAAACAGCGATGGCAGGGGCAGCAGTCCTGGAGGCAGAGATGGCAAGGGCAGCAACACCGGAGTCAGGTATGGCAACAAGGATAGTAATGGCAGCAACACTGAATACAGAAATAGCATCAAGGATGGCAATGGCGGAAGCGCTGGTAGAAGAAAATACAATTGGGATGGCAAAAATGCTAACAGCAATAGTAAGAATGTTAACAATGGAAGTATAAACAGCAAATATGGCAAAACTGGGGGACATAAGGGGATCATGTCTCATAAAGAAGGTGGAGAAAAAGGAAAAACCTCATCCAAATGCCCGGTATTCCAAAAGTGCGGAGGCTGTCAGTTATTGGATATGCCCTATAAGAAACAACTGGAACAAAAGCAAAAGAATCTGGAAGAGTTGCTTAAGCCCTTTTGCCGTGTCGCTCCTATTATTGGCATGGACAATCCTTATCATTACCGCAATAAGGTTCATGCGGTATTTGATCATGACAGAAAGGGCAATCCCATTTCCGGTGTATATGAGGCAAATTCCCATCGGGTTGTTCCAGTGGAAAGCTGTATGATCGAGGATCAGAAGGCAGATGAGATAATCGGTACAATACGAGGTATGTTGAAGTCCTTTAAGATACGAACCTATGATGAGGACACCGGCTATGGTTTATTACGTCATGTACTGATACGAAGAGGGTTTACTACGGGTGAGGTTATGGTAGTTCTGGTAACTTCATCACCGGTGTTTCCCTCTAAGAATAATTTTGTAAAAGCACTTCGGGAAAAGCATCCGGAAATCACTACAATTATACAGAATGTAAATGACCGGGAAACAAGCATGGTGTTGGGAGATAAGGAGCATGTGCTGTTTGGAAAGGGGTATATTGAAGATATTCTCTGCGGATGCCGATTCCGTATTTCTTCTAAATCTTTTTACCAGGTAAATCCAGTGCAGACGGAGGTTCTCTATCAGAAGGCTATTGAGGCTGCCGGTCTTACTGGAAAGGAGCGGGTGATTGATGCGTATTGCGGCATTGGAACCATAGGGATTGTTGCCAGTAAATATGCAAACGAAGTAATTGGGGTTGAACTGAACAGAGATGCAGTGAAGGATGCCGTGGAGAATGCAAAGATTAACGGGATTAAGAATATCAGATTTTTTTGCAATGATGCAGGGAAATTTATGATGAATATGGCAGAGATCGGAGAGCATGTGGATGTAGTGTTTATGGATCCCCCCAGAAGTGGAAGCACGGAAGAGTTTATAGATTCTGTAGCAAAAATCAGGCCGGAAAAGGTGATTTACGTATCCTGTGGGCCAGAGACACTGGCCAGGGATTTAGGGTATTTTAGGAAAAAAGGGTATGAGGCGAAGATGGGATGGGGGGTGGATATGTTTCCTGCTACGTCACACGTAGAAGCGATAATTCTGATGACGCGTAGTGGTTCTGGCGATAAAAAGTAG
- a CDS encoding prolyl-tRNA synthetase associated domain-containing protein: MTHTSPTFYLDETLYDGRPSDVAGRLPKEIRTYDLLDNLNVSYQRVDHSPLPTIEACQEVDALLKIDICKNLFLRNAQKTSFYLLLLPGRKKFRTAALTKQIGSSRLSFAEAEYMAQFLDITPGSVSVLGLMNDKDRRVRLLIDKDVLSNEYFGCHPCINTSSLKFKTADLLDKILPAIPCEYTLVDLPSGQE; this comes from the coding sequence ATGACCCATACATCCCCGACCTTTTACCTGGATGAAACCCTGTATGACGGACGGCCCAGTGACGTAGCTGGACGCCTTCCCAAAGAAATCCGTACTTATGACCTTCTGGATAACTTAAACGTATCCTATCAGCGGGTAGACCATTCCCCTCTCCCCACCATAGAGGCCTGTCAGGAAGTTGATGCACTGTTAAAAATAGATATCTGCAAGAATCTTTTTCTCCGAAATGCCCAAAAAACCAGTTTCTATCTTCTCTTGCTGCCGGGCAGGAAAAAGTTTCGTACTGCTGCCCTTACCAAGCAAATCGGTTCTTCCAGGCTTTCCTTTGCTGAAGCGGAATACATGGCCCAATTCCTGGATATCACCCCTGGCTCGGTTTCAGTCCTGGGACTTATGAATGATAAAGACCGCCGGGTCAGGCTGCTGATTGATAAAGATGTGCTTTCCAATGAATACTTTGGCTGCCATCCCTGTATTAATACCTCCAGCCTGAAGTTTAAAACCGCGGATCTTCTGGACAAAATCCTCCCGGCTATTCCTTGTGAATACACACTGGTGGACTTGCCTTCCGGCCAAGAATAA